The following proteins are co-located in the Fusobacteria bacterium ZRK30 genome:
- a CDS encoding ABC transporter substrate-binding protein yields MKKLILGIILIMILAGCQEKNKENNDTSKKITIGITQIVEHPSLDLIRSGVEDALKDSKYKDEVILNYQNAQGDFITAQTIAAQFNEDSDIAVAITTPSAQAALNKIPEKPLFFTAVTNPVVAGLKGTNVTGVSDMSPVKEQVKLIQELLPKTKTIGTIYTTSEANSTYLTKEFTKAANKAGYKVIARGVTNVTEIASAMDSFLGEVDVIYTAKDNNIASAYSLIIDRANKANTPVIGATRDFTEAGALASSGISEYQVGYQTGEMVIRYLDGEKIEKMPIEYLNKSELTINERQMKKYGILLDKDKLKNIEIIKE; encoded by the coding sequence ATGAAAAAATTAATTTTAGGAATCATTTTAATCATGATCTTAGCAGGATGTCAGGAAAAAAATAAGGAAAACAATGATACTTCAAAAAAAATAACTATCGGTATTACCCAGATTGTGGAGCATCCATCGCTGGATCTAATCAGAAGCGGAGTGGAAGATGCTCTTAAAGACAGTAAATATAAAGATGAGGTTATATTGAACTATCAAAATGCCCAGGGAGACTTTATCACAGCTCAGACTATTGCAGCTCAATTTAATGAAGATTCCGATATTGCAGTAGCCATTACCACTCCCAGTGCCCAGGCTGCCTTAAATAAAATACCTGAAAAACCTCTCTTTTTTACAGCGGTTACCAACCCTGTAGTAGCTGGATTAAAAGGAACAAACGTCACAGGGGTTAGTGACATGTCCCCGGTAAAGGAACAGGTAAAGCTGATACAGGAATTACTTCCTAAGACCAAGACAATCGGAACTATATATACTACCAGCGAAGCTAATTCAACATACCTTACAAAAGAATTTACTAAGGCCGCTAATAAAGCTGGATATAAAGTTATTGCCAGGGGAGTTACCAATGTTACAGAGATAGCTTCTGCAATGGATAGTTTTTTAGGAGAAGTTGATGTGATTTACACAGCCAAAGATAATAATATAGCCTCTGCTTACAGCCTTATCATAGATAGAGCTAATAAAGCTAATACCCCAGTTATAGGTGCTACCAGAGATTTCACTGAAGCAGGTGCATTGGCTTCCTCTGGTATATCAGAATACCAGGTGGGATACCAGACTGGAGAGATGGTTATAAGATACCTCGATGGGGAAAAAATCGAAAAGATGCCCATAGAATATTTAAATAAATCAGAATTAACTATCAATGAGAGACAGATGAAAAAATATGGAATTTTACTGGATAAAGATAAGTTAAAAAATATTGAAATTATAAAGGAGTAA
- the rpe gene encoding ribulose-phosphate 3-epimerase, translating to MNTIKIAPSILSADFSKLGDEIIEITKAGADMIHIDVMDGNFVPNISFGVPIIKSIRNKTDLIFDVHLMIDAPERYIEDFAKAGADMIVVHAESTTHLHRVVQQIKNLGLKAGVSLNPATPVENLKYVIDELDMVLLMSVNPGFGGQKFIPTTIEKIKDVRGISSTVDIQIDGGITDATIKPCIEAGANIFVAGSFVFGGDYKEQIEKLRG from the coding sequence ATGAATACAATTAAAATTGCACCTTCAATCCTATCAGCTGATTTTAGTAAATTAGGAGACGAAATAATAGAGATAACAAAAGCCGGAGCGGATATGATCCATATTGATGTTATGGATGGAAATTTTGTTCCAAATATCTCATTTGGAGTTCCAATTATAAAATCAATCAGGAATAAAACAGATTTAATTTTTGATGTACATTTGATGATAGACGCACCTGAAAGATACATTGAGGACTTTGCTAAGGCAGGAGCAGACATGATAGTGGTTCATGCTGAATCAACAACTCATCTTCATAGAGTTGTTCAACAAATAAAAAATCTTGGTTTAAAAGCCGGAGTTTCACTGAATCCAGCTACACCTGTAGAAAATTTAAAATATGTAATAGATGAATTGGATATGGTATTACTTATGTCTGTTAATCCTGGTTTTGGAGGACAGAAATTCATACCTACTACTATAGAAAAGATAAAGGATGTAAGAGGGATCTCTTCTACAGTAGATATCCAAATAGATGGTGGTATTACAGATGCTACAATTAAACCTTGTATAGAGGCTGGAGCGAATATATTTGTAGCCGGATCTTTCGTATTTGGTGGAGATTACAAGGAACAAATAGAAAAATTAAGAGGTTAA
- a CDS encoding ATP-binding cassette domain-containing protein, protein MLKINNLYKSFHSELGNEKKVFKGLDFQLNQEDFVSIIGSNGAGKSTLLNIIMGNIVPDDGKLYIEDKDFTDLASYKRNTFISKVYQNPTLGTAPSMTIFENLSMADNKGKKFNLTLGLNKKRKETYKKTLTELGLGLEKQLDTEVGLLSGGQRQCLALIMATLNKPKILLLDEHTAALDPQTSELIMEKTKKIVESHKIPTLMITHNLNDAIKYGNRLIMLHEGKIILDFKGEEKQGLTPEKLLKIFHTKNTSIKDDELFSL, encoded by the coding sequence ATGCTCAAAATTAATAATTTATATAAATCATTTCATTCTGAATTAGGAAATGAAAAAAAAGTTTTTAAGGGATTAGATTTCCAATTGAACCAGGAAGACTTTGTATCCATAATTGGAAGTAATGGTGCCGGGAAATCCACTCTTCTAAATATCATTATGGGAAATATTGTTCCAGATGATGGAAAGTTATATATAGAAGACAAAGATTTTACAGATCTGGCCAGCTACAAAAGAAATACTTTTATCTCAAAGGTCTACCAAAATCCTACCTTGGGAACTGCACCATCTATGACCATCTTTGAAAATCTTTCCATGGCAGATAACAAGGGAAAGAAATTTAATCTTACACTGGGTTTAAATAAGAAAAGAAAAGAAACTTATAAAAAGACTCTTACTGAATTAGGTTTAGGATTGGAGAAACAATTGGATACCGAAGTTGGGTTATTATCCGGCGGGCAGAGACAATGTCTTGCTCTTATTATGGCAACTTTAAATAAACCGAAAATATTATTGTTAGATGAACATACTGCTGCTCTTGATCCTCAGACATCGGAATTAATCATGGAAAAAACAAAAAAAATAGTGGAATCTCATAAGATTCCCACCCTTATGATAACTCATAATTTAAATGATGCCATAAAATATGGAAACAGACTGATCATGCTCCACGAAGGAAAGATCATCCTAGATTTTAAAGGGGAGGAAAAACAAGGTCTTACTCCTGAAAAACTCCTAAAAATATTTCATACTAAAAATACTTCCATAAAGGATGATGAACTTTTCAGTCTTTAA
- a CDS encoding NFACT family protein, with protein MLYIDGISLSKLKDELDETLKGRKVTKIFQYSPLSLSVFLGKLNLYVSATPNLPICYIATKKEVAPDKPMSFSLSLRKYVVGAILTGVEQYKNDRILLLSFEKINELGVKQKVKMIVEIMGKHSNIILVDDNFMILDLLKKFSIEENKLRLLMGGAKYQFPIVTEKRSPADVSKEEFDGYLVENTLIQNVDGIGKLTAKYMTNYNKFSEIINEAASPTLYKQDGAIKYGTILNLPLEGYEEVKFESINSMIDTYILETLNSEQFNNQKRTLAKVVEKELKKNKKTIKNIKRDIEKYSTYEKYKKIGDILAANLYSLKGYEKSVTLYDFYENCNIEIILNPQKNPNENLDNYYNLYNKHKRGYQHSGERLETIKSEIVYLESILSFINHAQDKKTLEGIEEELIANKYLKKIVKTKKKKKVAKIMPPTTEIDGFTVYYGRNNIENEYVTFKIGDRHDLWFHAKDVPGSHLIVKTNGDEISDETLYKVGELASQHSKIGMGETIRIDYCLKKYVKKIKGAKPGLVIYSNEKSVFVKKS; from the coding sequence ATGTTATATATAGACGGGATATCCCTAAGTAAATTAAAAGACGAGTTAGATGAAACATTAAAAGGCAGGAAGGTAACTAAAATATTTCAATATTCACCACTGAGTTTATCTGTATTTTTAGGAAAACTAAATTTGTATGTCTCAGCAACTCCTAATCTGCCCATATGTTATATAGCCACAAAAAAAGAGGTAGCTCCCGATAAACCTATGAGTTTTTCACTATCTCTCAGAAAATATGTGGTAGGTGCAATATTAACAGGAGTAGAGCAGTATAAAAATGACAGGATATTACTCCTTTCCTTTGAAAAGATCAACGAGTTGGGAGTAAAACAAAAAGTTAAAATGATCGTTGAGATTATGGGTAAACACAGTAATATTATCCTGGTAGATGATAACTTTATGATCTTGGACCTGTTGAAGAAGTTTTCTATAGAGGAAAATAAGTTGAGGTTACTCATGGGAGGAGCCAAATATCAATTTCCTATCGTAACTGAAAAAAGATCTCCTGCAGACGTATCCAAAGAGGAATTTGACGGTTATCTCGTTGAAAATACACTGATACAAAATGTAGATGGAATAGGAAAACTTACAGCCAAATATATGACCAATTACAATAAATTTTCTGAGATCATAAATGAAGCGGCATCTCCTACTCTCTATAAACAAGATGGAGCTATCAAATATGGAACTATACTTAACCTTCCTTTAGAGGGATACGAAGAGGTAAAATTTGAATCGATCAACAGTATGATAGATACCTATATATTGGAAACATTAAACTCAGAGCAATTTAACAACCAAAAAAGAACTCTGGCTAAAGTAGTGGAGAAGGAACTGAAAAAAAATAAAAAAACCATTAAAAATATAAAGAGGGATATAGAAAAATATTCTACCTATGAAAAGTATAAAAAGATAGGAGATATCCTGGCGGCTAACCTGTATTCATTGAAGGGGTATGAAAAAAGTGTGACTCTCTATGATTTTTACGAAAATTGTAATATAGAGATAATTTTGAATCCTCAAAAGAATCCCAATGAAAATCTGGATAACTACTATAATCTCTACAACAAACATAAGAGGGGATATCAGCATAGTGGTGAAAGACTGGAGACTATAAAATCTGAGATTGTATATTTAGAGTCTATCTTATCTTTTATAAACCATGCCCAGGACAAGAAGACTTTGGAAGGTATTGAGGAGGAGTTAATAGCCAATAAGTATCTTAAAAAGATAGTAAAGACAAAGAAGAAAAAAAAGGTGGCTAAGATCATGCCTCCTACAACGGAGATAGATGGATTCACAGTATATTATGGAAGAAATAATATAGAGAATGAATATGTTACATTTAAAATTGGAGACAGACATGACCTCTGGTTCCATGCAAAAGACGTTCCTGGAAGTCATCTGATAGTCAAGACAAACGGTGATGAAATATCTGATGAGACACTATATAAAGTAGGAGAGTTAGCCAGCCAGCATTCTAAGATAGGTATGGGAGAAACCATTCGAATAGATTATTGTCTAAAAAAATATGTGAAAAAAATAAAAGGAGCAAAACCCGGACTGGTAATTTATTCCAATGAGAAGTCGGTATTTGTAAAGAAAAGTTAA
- a CDS encoding GrpB family protein — translation MKKEKIDITGNIIIEEYNSKWKDDFKLICDVIFEKVKEHILSIEHVGSTSVEGLCAKPIIDIDIIVKDQKNKNIVIKLLEELGYRHMGDLGIVDREAFFRYACDIPFNDKEIKIFPVHNLYLCIEGIPSLENHLNFRDYLKTNKKALEEYSKLKKELAKTHLDDIDGYCEAKSDFISDCLSKTSFDNSHLLSIKEQNKNK, via the coding sequence ATGAAAAAAGAAAAAATTGATATCACCGGAAACATTATTATAGAAGAGTATAATTCAAAGTGGAAAGATGATTTCAAATTAATTTGTGATGTTATTTTTGAGAAGGTGAAAGAGCATATTCTTTCTATTGAACATGTTGGCAGTACTTCGGTAGAAGGATTATGTGCCAAACCTATTATTGATATTGATATCATCGTGAAAGATCAAAAAAATAAAAATATTGTTATTAAATTATTAGAAGAATTAGGTTACAGACATATGGGAGATTTAGGTATTGTTGATAGAGAAGCTTTTTTTAGATATGCTTGTGATATTCCGTTTAATGATAAAGAGATTAAAATCTTTCCCGTTCACAATCTATACCTTTGTATAGAGGGGATCCCTAGTTTAGAGAATCATTTAAATTTTAGAGATTATTTAAAAACTAATAAAAAAGCACTAGAAGAATATTCAAAATTAAAAAAAGAGTTAGCTAAAACTCATCTAGATGATATTGATGGTTATTGTGAAGCCAAAAGTGACTTTATCTCTGATTGTTTATCTAAAACATCATTTGATAACTCTCATTTGTTGAGCATTAAAGAGCAAAATAAAAATAAATAA
- a CDS encoding YibE/F family protein: MKKKLIIGIFFILGISIFAKETYVKGKILSVLKEEELADDEYLSSMTDFEVEIMEGQEKGKILTIPHPTYREKQHNLSFKPNMNVVIYNDTDGYYIIERDRRGSLYLLVSLFLGLTLLIAKKQGLKAILSLGITGFLIFKFMIPGIILGFSPILISIVILSISSIVTIFFMTGFNSKGIIAILGTLGGVIFAGVLSIFFSKTMGLTGYTTMESINYASLIKNINLKELISTGVIIGSAGAVMDVSMSISSALSEIKSHKPHITSLELYNSGMSIGRDIIGTMINTLILAYIGGSLFTIMILTIQQNDFPNIRILNFEFVGVEFLRAFCGSIGILIAVPLTSLLASKIHMKNKESKKESILG, translated from the coding sequence ATGAAAAAAAAATTAATTATAGGGATATTTTTTATCCTGGGTATCTCTATTTTTGCCAAAGAAACATATGTAAAGGGAAAGATCCTGTCTGTATTAAAAGAAGAGGAGTTAGCAGATGATGAGTATCTGAGTTCTATGACAGATTTTGAAGTGGAAATAATGGAGGGACAGGAGAAAGGAAAGATCTTAACCATTCCCCATCCAACCTATAGGGAAAAACAGCACAATCTATCCTTTAAGCCCAATATGAATGTAGTCATATATAATGATACAGACGGATACTATATCATTGAAAGGGATAGGAGGGGGAGTCTCTATCTTTTAGTCTCTCTTTTCTTAGGGTTGACACTGTTAATTGCAAAAAAACAAGGACTGAAGGCAATCTTGTCTTTAGGAATAACAGGATTTTTAATATTTAAATTTATGATTCCCGGAATCATCTTAGGTTTTTCCCCTATCTTGATCTCAATAGTTATTTTATCCATATCTTCCATCGTTACGATATTTTTTATGACTGGATTTAATTCCAAGGGAATTATAGCTATCTTAGGAACCTTAGGAGGAGTTATCTTTGCAGGAGTACTTTCGATATTTTTTTCCAAGACCATGGGTCTTACAGGGTATACAACTATGGAAAGTATTAACTATGCATCTCTTATAAAAAATATAAATCTGAAGGAATTGATCTCAACAGGGGTAATTATAGGGAGTGCAGGAGCAGTTATGGATGTATCTATGTCTATCTCTTCAGCACTTTCAGAGATAAAGAGCCATAAACCCCATATTACATCTTTGGAATTATACAATTCCGGGATGAGTATAGGAAGGGATATCATAGGTACCATGATAAATACCCTTATCTTAGCCTATATAGGAGGATCACTCTTCACAATAATGATTCTTACTATCCAGCAAAATGATTTTCCCAATATTAGGATATTAAACTTTGAATTTGTAGGAGTTGAATTTCTTCGGGCTTTTTGTGGAAGTATAGGGATATTAATAGCTGTTCCTTTGACATCTTTATTAGCCTCTAAAATTCATATGAAGAATAAAGAAAGCAAGAAAGAAAGCATTTTGGGATAA
- the pnp gene encoding polyribonucleotide nucleotidyltransferase, translated as MFKEKNMELEIGGKVIKMSTGKLARQAGGAVLVECGGTALLVTATRSKAPRKGADFFPLTVDFVEKYYAAGKMPGGFMKREARPSTNATLTARLIDRPIRPMFPEGFNYDVHIVNTVMSYDETCTTDYLGIIGSSAALMVSDIPFLGPVAAVTVGMIDGEFVLNPSPAQLAESDLELTVAGTKEAVNMVESGAAELSEKVMLDAILFAHDNIKKICAFQEEFAALVAKENIEFAAPAIDETVKSFIDEKATARLKEAVLVVGKHAREDAVDGLEAELLEIFTADYIEKSGEEELDGALAFDFAKYYHDLMKQLVREAIVYNKHRVDGRKTDELRDLFAEIDILSQPHGSAMFTRGETQAMVFATLGTKQDEQLIDGLDDSFYKKFYLHYNFPSYSVGEPGFMRGPGRRELGHGALAERALSYVLPTEEVFPYTVRVVSEITESNGSSSQASICGGSLSLMAAGVPIKEHVAGIAMGLVKEGDDYVVLTDIMGLEDHLGDMDFKVAGTSKGITALQMDIKITGIDEEVMRIALEQALVARTQILDVMNAAIPAPREELAATAPRVYQMQIDTDKISALIGPAGKNIKGIVEETGAKVDIDDTGKVLIFAVDKDALDKTVSLVNGYVKDVEVGEIYTAKVVKIASFGAFMQVAPGKDGLLHVSQISHERVANVEDVLHVGDEFEVKVISTEKGKISLSRKELLPKPVKKVEVKTEETK; from the coding sequence ATGTTTAAAGAAAAAAACATGGAATTAGAAATCGGTGGAAAAGTAATTAAAATGTCTACTGGAAAATTAGCTAGACAAGCTGGAGGAGCTGTATTAGTAGAATGTGGTGGAACTGCATTATTAGTAACAGCAACTAGAAGTAAAGCACCTAGAAAGGGAGCTGACTTTTTCCCATTAACAGTAGATTTCGTAGAAAAATATTATGCAGCTGGAAAGATGCCAGGTGGATTTATGAAGAGAGAAGCTAGACCTTCTACAAATGCTACATTAACAGCTAGATTAATAGACAGACCAATCAGACCAATGTTCCCTGAAGGGTTCAACTATGATGTACATATTGTAAACACAGTAATGTCATACGACGAAACTTGTACTACTGATTACCTTGGAATCATCGGATCATCAGCAGCATTAATGGTTTCTGATATTCCTTTCTTAGGACCTGTAGCAGCAGTTACAGTTGGAATGATAGACGGAGAATTTGTTTTAAATCCAAGCCCGGCTCAGTTAGCTGAAAGTGATTTAGAATTAACAGTAGCAGGAACAAAGGAAGCTGTAAACATGGTAGAATCTGGAGCAGCTGAATTATCTGAAAAAGTTATGTTAGATGCAATCTTATTTGCTCATGACAACATCAAAAAAATATGTGCATTCCAAGAGGAATTTGCTGCATTAGTTGCAAAAGAAAACATTGAATTTGCTGCACCTGCAATCGACGAGACTGTTAAGTCATTCATCGATGAAAAGGCAACTGCAAGATTAAAAGAAGCTGTATTAGTTGTTGGAAAACATGCTAGAGAAGATGCAGTAGACGGATTAGAGGCTGAATTATTAGAGATATTCACAGCTGACTATATAGAAAAATCTGGTGAAGAAGAATTAGACGGGGCTTTAGCATTTGACTTCGCTAAATACTACCATGACCTTATGAAGCAATTAGTAAGAGAAGCTATCGTTTATAATAAGCATAGAGTAGATGGAAGAAAAACTGATGAATTAAGAGATCTTTTCGCAGAAATAGATATCTTATCTCAACCTCATGGGTCAGCAATGTTCACTAGAGGAGAAACTCAAGCAATGGTATTCGCTACACTAGGAACTAAACAAGATGAGCAGTTAATCGACGGATTAGATGACAGTTTCTACAAGAAATTCTACCTTCACTATAACTTCCCTTCTTACTCAGTAGGAGAACCTGGATTCATGAGAGGACCAGGAAGAAGAGAATTAGGACATGGAGCATTAGCTGAAAGAGCACTTTCTTATGTTTTACCAACTGAAGAAGTATTCCCATACACAGTAAGAGTAGTATCTGAGATCACTGAATCAAATGGTTCATCTTCTCAAGCAAGTATCTGTGGTGGATCATTATCACTTATGGCTGCCGGAGTACCTATCAAGGAACATGTAGCTGGAATAGCTATGGGACTTGTTAAAGAGGGAGATGACTATGTAGTCTTAACTGACATCATGGGATTAGAAGATCATTTAGGAGATATGGACTTTAAAGTAGCTGGAACTTCTAAAGGAATCACAGCACTTCAAATGGATATCAAGATCACTGGAATAGATGAAGAAGTTATGAGAATAGCTTTAGAGCAAGCATTAGTAGCAAGAACACAAATATTAGATGTTATGAACGCAGCTATCCCTGCTCCTAGAGAAGAATTAGCAGCTACAGCTCCTAGAGTATATCAAATGCAAATTGATACAGATAAAATATCTGCATTAATCGGACCTGCTGGAAAGAATATTAAAGGTATCGTAGAAGAGACTGGAGCTAAAGTTGACATCGATGACACTGGAAAGGTATTAATCTTTGCTGTAGATAAAGATGCATTAGATAAAACAGTTTCATTAGTAAATGGATATGTAAAAGACGTTGAAGTAGGAGAAATCTACACTGCTAAAGTTGTAAAAATAGCTTCATTTGGAGCATTTATGCAAGTAGCACCAGGAAAAGACGGATTATTACATGTTTCTCAAATCTCACATGAGAGAGTAGCTAATGTAGAAGATGTATTACATGTTGGAGATGAATTTGAAGTTAAAGTTATCTCAACTGAAAAAGGAAAGATCAGCTTAAGTAGAAAAGAATTATTACCTAAGCCGGTTAAAAAAGTAGAAGTAAAAACTGAAGAAACTAAGTAG
- a CDS encoding DUF3943 domain-containing protein, whose amino-acid sequence MVNFRKYPLFIIFFILIGNMILGEEGKISYNLEVENVVFEKNFDKLKKDTGSLFILAGVTATTLYLLPGSSTGWDKDDETSIFQKWENNVKSGPVWDQDSPMYNYVGHVYAGGAYYILARNANYSPLESFWYTLVISTFFWEYGVEAFAEPPSMQDLVITPVFGSMLGEGFYTLQNHILDNDGMLFDSKFWGSATMMFIDPMGHLSSYIYDDYERTSHTGVIVNAVEHEGKTDLLLGINFTFPF is encoded by the coding sequence ATGGTTAATTTTAGAAAATATCCTCTTTTCATTATTTTTTTTATTCTCATAGGAAATATGATCCTTGGAGAGGAAGGGAAAATAAGTTACAACTTGGAGGTAGAAAATGTTGTCTTTGAAAAAAATTTTGATAAATTAAAAAAGGATACAGGTTCACTATTCATCTTAGCAGGTGTAACAGCCACTACCCTATACCTACTTCCGGGCTCATCCACAGGATGGGATAAGGACGATGAAACCAGTATATTTCAAAAATGGGAAAACAACGTAAAAAGTGGGCCAGTATGGGACCAGGACAGCCCAATGTATAACTATGTAGGTCATGTGTATGCAGGTGGTGCTTATTATATCCTTGCTCGAAATGCCAATTATTCCCCTTTGGAATCTTTTTGGTATACACTTGTTATCTCTACATTTTTTTGGGAGTACGGAGTAGAAGCATTTGCTGAGCCACCTTCCATGCAGGATCTTGTTATAACTCCTGTTTTCGGCTCTATGCTAGGAGAGGGATTCTATACCCTTCAAAACCACATATTAGATAATGACGGGATGCTCTTTGATTCTAAATTCTGGGGCAGTGCTACTATGATGTTTATAGATCCCATGGGACACCTTTCCAGTTATATCTATGACGACTATGAAAGAACAAGTCATACGGGGGTAATAGTAAACGCTGTTGAACACGAAGGAAAAACCGATTTACTTTTAGGAATAAATTTTACATTTCCATTTTAG
- a CDS encoding MarR family transcriptional regulator, with amino-acid sequence MSLERVNTVIEDFTKLFYETESLALKQGIKCLTTTELHVIEAIGNQSLSMNNLSDKLGITMGTATVAINKLSNKGFITRKRSDNDRRKVFVSLSKKGEDALTYHNNFHKMIISSITKNIETENLEIFTTVFTKILENLKNQVEFFKPDVITNFLEGDSVSVLDVKGTPVIKNFFAGMGIKLYTELKIMSNSHRVIAIKTPDDEIVEINTIDAKNLVVVKKDI; translated from the coding sequence ATGTCTTTAGAAAGAGTTAATACGGTAATAGAGGATTTCACTAAGCTTTTTTATGAAACGGAATCACTGGCACTTAAGCAAGGAATCAAATGTTTGACTACCACAGAGCTTCATGTTATAGAAGCTATTGGAAATCAATCATTGTCTATGAATAATTTATCTGATAAATTAGGTATTACTATGGGGACTGCTACAGTTGCCATAAATAAATTATCCAATAAAGGATTTATAACTAGAAAGAGATCGGACAATGACAGGAGAAAAGTTTTTGTTTCCCTATCTAAAAAAGGTGAGGATGCACTTACTTATCACAATAACTTTCATAAAATGATAATTTCAAGTATTACAAAGAATATAGAAACAGAAAATTTAGAAATATTTACTACAGTATTTACTAAAATATTGGAAAATCTTAAAAACCAGGTAGAATTTTTCAAACCGGATGTTATCACTAATTTCTTAGAGGGAGATTCTGTGAGCGTTTTAGATGTAAAAGGAACTCCTGTAATCAAGAATTTCTTTGCCGGAATGGGTATAAAGTTATACACTGAGTTAAAAATAATGTCTAATTCACACAGGGTAATTGCAATAAAAACTCCCGATGATGAAATAGTAGAGATAAATACTATAGATGCTAAAAACTTAGTAGTAGTAAAGAAAGATATATAA
- a CDS encoding ABC transporter permease yields the protein MLLGTIEQGLIFAIMALGLYISYKILDFPDLTVDGSFPMGASIAAILIMKEFNPILALGAAFIGGSLAGFITGYIHIKFKITNLLAGIIVMTGLYSVNLRIMGKSNIPLFGIDNIFSNRSNLFIILFIVLLSKFFLDYLLKTKFGFSLRALGDNETLIVSLGIDEKKLKIIGLMLANGLVALSGGILAQYQGFSDIAMGTGTIVTGLASIIIGESVLKKGKRLSVTTIVIIGSILYRFIILGSLKIGFNASDIKLITAILTVGIMAFKSKDLNSALKSRLGGVFQNAQN from the coding sequence ATGTTATTAGGAACTATTGAACAGGGATTAATTTTTGCAATAATGGCTTTAGGATTGTATATATCCTATAAAATACTAGATTTCCCAGACCTTACCGTAGATGGATCTTTTCCTATGGGAGCTTCTATCGCAGCTATACTCATTATGAAGGAGTTCAATCCTATCTTAGCTTTAGGAGCAGCATTCATCGGCGGATCCCTTGCAGGGTTTATCACCGGGTATATCCATATCAAATTTAAGATTACAAACCTTTTGGCCGGGATCATTGTTATGACAGGTTTATACAGTGTCAATCTCCGGATAATGGGCAAGTCCAATATCCCGCTATTTGGAATTGATAATATTTTTTCTAATAGATCCAATCTTTTTATTATATTATTTATTGTCCTTCTGTCTAAGTTCTTTTTGGACTATCTGCTGAAAACAAAATTTGGCTTCTCCCTCCGTGCTTTAGGTGACAATGAGACGTTGATTGTATCTTTGGGAATAGACGAAAAAAAACTAAAGATTATCGGTCTTATGTTAGCCAATGGACTAGTAGCTCTATCTGGGGGTATCTTAGCCCAATATCAGGGATTTTCAGATATTGCCATGGGTACAGGAACTATCGTTACAGGACTGGCCTCTATCATAATTGGTGAAAGTGTATTAAAAAAAGGAAAAAGATTAAGCGTCACTACTATCGTAATTATCGGTTCTATCTTATATAGATTTATAATACTAGGTTCCCTCAAGATAGGATTTAATGCCAGCGATATAAAACTTATCACTGCAATCCTTACTGTTGGGATTATGGCTTTTAAAAGTAAAGATTTAAATTCAGCACTAAAAAGTAGATTAGGAGGTGTATTTCAAAATGCTCAAAATTAA